Genomic window (Rhizobium brockwellii):
CAAATCTGAGGTTAGCGGTGTGCCTGTCATGATCAAGAAGACAGCATCTGGTGCGACCTTCGTCTTCGACGGCAAGACCGCGCCCGGTTTCGATCAATTCGTCCAGGAAAGGCTGAAGGGCCTGTTCCAGGAGTTCAACAAGGACAGAGGAGCGTAGCGCGCAAAAGAAAAAGGCCCCCAACGACGCCGTCGTGGAAGCCCTTCTCAGATCTTAAGCACATCGAGAATCGCATTTCCCCGAATCACAGTCAAGCGTCTTAGGCACCAAATTGGTGGATGGTTTTCTTTTGCCTAAACGAAGGTGAAGGCAAATGGAGAGTGGATATGTGACGACGCCCTTTGGGCGGCGGCCGATGTCGCTTGGCATGCTGGCAAGCCAGCAACTGGCCGAGACCATCGAGCCGGGAATGAAACGCAGCAAATGGAAGCTGTTCAGGGCGATCTGCGAAGCACGGCCGGCGCTTGGCGTCACCGATCGGGCGTTGACGGTGCTCGACGCGCTTTTGACCTTCTACCCTGACGACGAAATCTCCGAGGAAAAGGGACTGATTGTCTTCCCGTCGAATGCGCAGCTTTCGTTGCGCGCCCGCGGCATGACGCCGGCAACCCTCAGGCGGCATCTTGCCGTCCTGGTCGAGGCCGGCCTGATCCTGCGCAAGGACAGCCCGAATGGAAAGCGCTATGCGCGCCGCGACAGGGCAGGGGCCGTCGGCGAGGCCTTCGGCTTCAGTGTCGCACCGCTTCTGGCACGTGCTGCCGAGATCGAAAGCCTGGCCGCCCGGACCGTAACCGACCGGGAGCTGTTGCGAGTGACCAGGGAACGCCTGACGCTATGCCGGCGTGACATTTCCAAATTGATCATGACGGCACTCGAAGAAGGGGTTTCCGGTGATTGGGAAGGCATTTCGGCGATGTTTCGAACGCTTCTCGCCCGGATTCCACGCGTGGCGACAGCCGAAGATCTGGTACCGCTGCTCGATGAGATGGGGCTGCTGCGCGCAGAGATCGTCAACATGCTGGAAAGACGGATAAAAACACAAAAAATAGACGCCAATGAGTCTCAAATTGAGCATCACAAACAGAATTCAAAACCCGACTCCATTTATGAACTTGAACCAAGCTTCGAAACGAAGCAGGGCGAAAAGGCAGCGGCCGATAACAACCCGAACGCCGGGCCGCTGGAGGAGCAAAGATTGAAACAGCAAAAGCCTTCCGTCGGGATGAGCAACAGGGCGGGAGGCGCGGCCGATCCGGGCGCCGGACCAGGCCTGAAATCCTTCCCGCTCGGCCTCGTCCTCCAAGCCTGCCCCAGTATTCTCGACTATGGGCCCGGCGGAAGCATCGGCAATTGGCGAGACCTGATGTCGGCTGCCGTCGTCGTGCGCTCGATGCTCGGCGTCAGTCCCTCGGCCTATGAGGAAGCCTGCTCGGGCATGGGGCCGGAAAACGCCGCCACCGTGATCGCCTGCATCCTGGAGAGGGGAGGGCACATCAACTCACCCGGCGGTTATCTCAGAGATCTGACCCGAAGGACCGAAAGAGGCGAGTTTGCAATCGGACCGATGCTGATGGCGCTCGCGCGGGCGAATGGGCCGACGGCGAGGCAGGCGAGTTGATCGCGAGTAAACGACTGTCTGGTAGTCAGGTAACAAAGCAGTGCGCAATCACCTCTTTACAACTAACATGTTAGTTTGCTACATCTGATCCGTTCATTGGGAGGAAGCATAGTTGACACAAAAATTCGGGCTCTCGGTTGCTCTTGCCACGCCGTTCGACAGCAATGGCGATATCGCGATCGAGGCGATGATCGAGCAGGCACGGCGGAGCCTCGCGGCCGGCTGCTCGAGTGTGACTCTGTTCGGGACGACCGGTGAAGGTTCTTCCATCGGCACGCAGGAACGTGCGCGTATTCTCGCTTCCATGCTTGATAGCGGAATAGCAGCAAAGCAGATCATCGTCGGCGTGCTGGTCGACGCGGCCGAGGATGCGGCGATGCAGGCCGGTCATGCGCTTTCCAAGGGAGCCCGCAATATCCTTCTTGCTCCGCCGTCTTATTTCAAGAACGTGAGTGACGACGGTGTCTTCCAGTGGTTTTCGGCTGTCTTCGCCATCCTGGGCGACAAGGCGCGAGACATTATTGTCTACAACATTCCCTCGGTCACCATGGTTCCGTTGAGCGTATCGCTAGTCGGTCGGCTACGGACCGACTTTCCCAATGTCGTTACGGGCGTCAAGGATTCCTCCGGCGACTGGCCTTTTACGGAAAAGCTGCTGAAGGCGCATGGCGATCTCGTCATCCTGGTTGGCGACGAACGTCACCTGGCGAAGGGTGTGCGGTTTGGCGGCCAGGGTGCGATCTCCGGCATGGCGAATTTCGTACCTCGCGAAGTCAAGCTGATGGCGGAAGAAGGCAAGGACGATCCTCGCGTCGAGGATTTCGTGGCCGAACTGCTGAAATTTCCGGTGACCGCCGCTGTGAAAGCGATGGTCGCTCACCTGACGTCGGATGAAATCTGGCTTGCGGTTCGGCCACCACTCGTTTCAATATCCGGCGAAGGGCAGGCGCAACTCGCACTTGCGTTCGACACTCTTTTCCGCTCGAAAGCGGCATAGGTCGGAGATGTTTCTGGGAGAGGCGATGGACGGAACGGACGAGCAGCCGACACTGCGGGAAAAGGCGTATGAGAGTTTCACACGCCACCTTCTTGCGCGTGACGTGCGCCCCGGCCAGTTCGTTTCGCAGCGTCGCCTCGTCGAGTTGACAGGGCTGACGCTTGGTGCCATCCGCGAACTCATCCCGAGGCTCGAAGCCGAAGGGCTGATCAAAACGGTGCCCCAGCGGGGTTTGCAGATCGCTCATATCGACCTGAACCTTATTCGCGAGGCGTTCCAGCTGCGCGTGTTCCTGGAGAAGGAAGCGGTCGCGCTTTTCACCCGCTCCGCATCTGACGAGACGATCGCCAAGCTTTTGAAACAGCATCGGGATATCGCCGACGCCATTCGAAACGGGGATGGATCGCACGAATTGGAGGTTCACGCGCAAGCTGTCGATTGGGGCATGCACGACGCCTTTATCGATGCTTTGGGAAATACCATCATCTCGAACGCCTACCGGGTGAACTCGATCAAGATGCGCCTGATCAGTCAGGACCGTTTTCGTATCGATGGTCACGTCGGACCTGTCATGGGTGAGCACCTCAAGGTGCTCGAGGCGATCGAACGACGATCGGCGGAGGACGCCGTCAACAGCCTTGTCGCACATATCAATCATGCAAGAGATCGTGCGCTCAGGATATAATCGGAAATAAACAGCCGGGTTGAGGAGATCGCCGGCAAAAGGAGGAGGTACCACATGTCATCGTTTTCGAACCCGACGAGGCGCGGCTTTCTGGCGGGTACGGCCGCTTTTGGCGCCAGCAGCATGCTCGGCGTGCGGCTGGCATCGGCTGCGGTCGATTGGAAGCGCTTTGCCGGCACGACGCTCGAAGTCAACCTGGTCAAGAGCCCGCGCAGCGAAATACTTTTGAAGTACCTGTCCGAATTCGAGGA
Coding sequences:
- the repC gene encoding plasmid replication protein RepC, producing MESGYVTTPFGRRPMSLGMLASQQLAETIEPGMKRSKWKLFRAICEARPALGVTDRALTVLDALLTFYPDDEISEEKGLIVFPSNAQLSLRARGMTPATLRRHLAVLVEAGLILRKDSPNGKRYARRDRAGAVGEAFGFSVAPLLARAAEIESLAARTVTDRELLRVTRERLTLCRRDISKLIMTALEEGVSGDWEGISAMFRTLLARIPRVATAEDLVPLLDEMGLLRAEIVNMLERRIKTQKIDANESQIEHHKQNSKPDSIYELEPSFETKQGEKAAADNNPNAGPLEEQRLKQQKPSVGMSNRAGGAADPGAGPGLKSFPLGLVLQACPSILDYGPGGSIGNWRDLMSAAVVVRSMLGVSPSAYEEACSGMGPENAATVIACILERGGHINSPGGYLRDLTRRTERGEFAIGPMLMALARANGPTARQAS
- a CDS encoding dihydrodipicolinate synthase family protein yields the protein MTQKFGLSVALATPFDSNGDIAIEAMIEQARRSLAAGCSSVTLFGTTGEGSSIGTQERARILASMLDSGIAAKQIIVGVLVDAAEDAAMQAGHALSKGARNILLAPPSYFKNVSDDGVFQWFSAVFAILGDKARDIIVYNIPSVTMVPLSVSLVGRLRTDFPNVVTGVKDSSGDWPFTEKLLKAHGDLVILVGDERHLAKGVRFGGQGAISGMANFVPREVKLMAEEGKDDPRVEDFVAELLKFPVTAAVKAMVAHLTSDEIWLAVRPPLVSISGEGQAQLALAFDTLFRSKAA
- a CDS encoding GntR family transcriptional regulator — its product is MFLGEAMDGTDEQPTLREKAYESFTRHLLARDVRPGQFVSQRRLVELTGLTLGAIRELIPRLEAEGLIKTVPQRGLQIAHIDLNLIREAFQLRVFLEKEAVALFTRSASDETIAKLLKQHRDIADAIRNGDGSHELEVHAQAVDWGMHDAFIDALGNTIISNAYRVNSIKMRLISQDRFRIDGHVGPVMGEHLKVLEAIERRSAEDAVNSLVAHINHARDRALRI